A window of Flavobacterium flavigenum contains these coding sequences:
- a CDS encoding helix-turn-helix domain-containing protein, translated as MSKNIFKYSFSLLHIDYVKLNNKWNYYNVVSPYYRLYYIDEGIGSISDSYDELILEPGFLYLIPSFTICNLKCDEYLSQFFIQFFEESADGISLFNNNRSVMKLPATEIDIILIKKMLQINPGRGINRSDNPKVYERESYYKEYTSLNDAMKTHLKFENQGIILQLISRFLSNHDFKTNQSQITSSKILDTMSYIQIHLKENLTVAQLAKRVNQNQDYFSKQFMLHTGQRPLHYIHEKKIERAQYLIATTNKTFLEIALDTGFSNLPHFSKIFKQIVSITPGEYRNQISQLN; from the coding sequence ATGTCTAAAAATATCTTCAAATATTCTTTTTCATTACTGCATATTGACTATGTTAAACTTAATAACAAATGGAATTACTACAATGTGGTTAGTCCTTACTATCGCTTGTATTACATCGATGAGGGAATAGGCTCTATTTCTGACAGTTATGACGAATTAATTTTAGAGCCTGGTTTTTTATATCTCATCCCAAGTTTTACAATATGCAACCTGAAATGTGATGAATATCTGAGTCAGTTTTTCATCCAGTTTTTTGAAGAGTCTGCTGACGGTATTTCCTTGTTTAACAATAATAGAAGCGTGATGAAACTTCCAGCTACTGAAATTGATATCATACTTATCAAAAAAATGCTTCAAATTAATCCGGGAAGAGGAATCAACAGATCGGACAATCCAAAAGTATATGAAAGAGAAAGTTATTATAAAGAATACACTTCGCTAAATGATGCCATGAAGACGCATCTTAAGTTTGAAAACCAAGGTATTATCCTTCAGCTTATATCCCGTTTTTTAAGTAATCATGATTTTAAAACCAATCAGTCTCAAATTACTTCGTCTAAAATACTCGACACCATGAGCTATATCCAAATTCACTTAAAGGAAAATCTTACTGTCGCACAATTGGCTAAAAGGGTAAATCAGAATCAGGATTATTTTTCAAAGCAATTCATGCTCCATACCGGTCAAAGACCTTTGCATTATATTCATGAAAAAAAAATTGAAAGAGCCCAATATTTAATCGCTACTACCAATAAAACTTTTCTGGAGATTGCGCTGGACACCGGATTTTCGAATTTGCCTCACTTTTCAAAAATATTCAAACAGATTGTGAGCATTACTCCAGGAGAATACCGAAATCAGATTAGTCAATTAAATTAA
- a CDS encoding DUF5000 domain-containing lipoprotein produces MKRIIKSFTRIFVMSLILAIVSCNENQEPEPLESNSNGPAVVTNVVVQNLQGKARLTYTLPSDDDLLYVVARYTLENGRPMEVKSSYYSNSMLLEGFAGQSTTEVKIYAVNKSETESKPVTVTVAPSKAPIFDIFDSLNVKPDFGGIRITADNITKEEIGILVMQKDLKGDWVPLPTSIYTSVDHIGRSLRGMEPVKQDFAIVVRDKWLNYTDTLFTNIEPLFEVMMPKSAFVTLHLNNDTKTIDNAYPVTNLWDGQFLEYWGSYFTDRTVDVGNHLVTFDIGKMTKLSRMRMWNFSEPIGGQRMYYYLGAVKKFRIWGSNTLNDGTLDSNWTLMGEYEIKKPSGLPYGQENNDDLLAARDGADYEIALEKPAVRYLRIECLENWVGGKFMAISEVQVYGNPNF; encoded by the coding sequence ATGAAACGAATTATAAAATCATTCACAAGAATATTTGTAATGTCATTAATTCTGGCTATTGTGTCCTGTAATGAGAATCAGGAGCCGGAACCTTTGGAAAGCAATTCAAATGGACCTGCTGTAGTAACTAATGTTGTAGTGCAGAATTTACAGGGAAAAGCAAGACTCACATATACATTGCCTTCGGACGATGACCTGTTGTATGTTGTGGCGAGATACACGTTAGAAAATGGAAGGCCTATGGAAGTTAAATCTTCCTATTATTCTAATTCTATGCTTTTAGAAGGTTTTGCCGGACAGTCTACAACTGAGGTTAAAATTTATGCTGTTAATAAAAGCGAAACAGAATCTAAACCTGTGACGGTTACCGTTGCACCTTCAAAAGCACCAATCTTTGATATTTTTGATTCTTTAAATGTTAAGCCGGACTTTGGAGGTATTCGCATTACTGCTGATAATATAACAAAGGAAGAAATAGGTATTTTAGTGATGCAAAAAGACCTGAAAGGCGACTGGGTACCATTGCCTACAAGTATCTATACTTCGGTAGATCATATTGGACGGAGTTTGAGAGGTATGGAACCTGTCAAACAAGATTTTGCTATAGTTGTAAGGGATAAATGGCTCAATTATACAGATACTTTATTTACTAATATTGAACCGCTTTTTGAAGTTATGATGCCAAAATCGGCTTTTGTAACCCTGCATCTTAATAATGACACCAAAACAATTGATAATGCTTACCCGGTTACCAATTTGTGGGATGGGCAATTTTTAGAATACTGGGGTTCTTATTTTACCGACAGAACGGTAGATGTGGGCAATCATTTAGTGACTTTTGATATCGGAAAGATGACTAAGTTAAGCCGTATGCGAATGTGGAATTTCTCAGAACCTATTGGAGGCCAAAGGATGTATTATTATTTGGGCGCTGTTAAAAAGTTTAGAATATGGGGAAGTAATACTTTAAACGACGGTACTCTGGATAGTAATTGGACGTTGATGGGAGAGTATGAAATCAAGAAACCTTCCGGCCTGCCTTATGGGCAGGAAAATAACGATGACCTTTTAGCCGCAAGAGATGGTGCCGATTATGAAATTGCTTTAGAAAAACCTGCTGTCCGATACCTTAGAATTGAATGTTTAGAAAACTGGGTAGGAGGTAAATTTATGGCTATTTCTGAAGTTCAGGTATATGGTAATCCTAATTTTTAA
- a CDS encoding DUF4998 domain-containing protein: MKNLRNILIAVFVVLSALIINSCTSGDEYLKFTEGGAISYTGKIDSLKLFPGRNRIEVQGLIISDPKVKELRIYWNNKKDSVVVPIARTSGIDEVSKIIDNLAENIYNFEFRTFDAKGNSSIAVTASAEVYGDRYINSLINRPILNYSLVGSDFKVNFINLNTDSGALGTEIEYTDSSDELKTVFTDISKTNVVINDFKSGSTYRYRTLYKPVPKSIDTFYSAYKSVKPVQTPVLLNAKQPFAYSSYNGVRWGVLADWTTNTAAKNHDGYGGYDGGCCGKANSATVNFESGWGSPGITNGKLYQTVTAVPATYQLKVTVFESNHEQNDPGGFYIIVSKGNVELPNVESVTTNTEVLKYKRVLSNGIGNTEYILEFTIDQTTPITVGVTTSQPDWGRFCTISSFEILAK, translated from the coding sequence ATGAAAAATTTAAGAAATATTTTAATCGCAGTTTTTGTGGTTTTGTCAGCTCTCATTATAAATTCATGTACAAGCGGTGATGAGTATCTGAAGTTTACCGAAGGTGGTGCGATTTCGTATACAGGAAAAATAGATTCATTAAAATTATTTCCCGGAAGAAACCGTATAGAAGTACAAGGGCTGATCATATCAGACCCAAAGGTTAAAGAACTTCGAATTTATTGGAATAATAAAAAAGATTCAGTTGTTGTACCCATTGCCAGAACTTCCGGAATAGATGAGGTTTCAAAAATTATAGACAATTTAGCAGAGAATATATATAATTTTGAATTTAGGACCTTTGATGCAAAAGGGAATTCGTCAATAGCAGTAACAGCTTCAGCAGAGGTGTATGGAGACCGTTATATAAATTCATTAATCAACAGGCCAATTCTTAATTATTCACTTGTTGGAAGTGATTTTAAGGTCAATTTTATAAATTTAAATACAGATTCAGGAGCTTTAGGAACAGAAATAGAATATACTGACTCTTCTGATGAGTTAAAAACGGTCTTTACGGATATTAGCAAAACGAATGTAGTAATAAATGATTTTAAGTCTGGTTCAACTTACAGATACAGAACTCTTTATAAGCCAGTTCCAAAATCAATTGATACTTTTTATTCGGCATATAAAAGTGTTAAACCTGTACAGACTCCAGTTTTACTGAATGCCAAACAGCCTTTTGCTTATTCATCATACAACGGAGTGAGATGGGGAGTACTTGCAGACTGGACCACAAATACTGCGGCCAAAAATCATGATGGATATGGAGGATATGATGGAGGATGCTGTGGAAAAGCAAATAGTGCTACTGTGAATTTTGAATCAGGCTGGGGATCACCTGGAATAACTAACGGAAAACTGTATCAAACAGTTACTGCTGTCCCTGCAACATACCAGTTAAAAGTTACTGTATTTGAATCCAATCATGAACAAAATGATCCAGGCGGATTTTATATAATTGTTTCTAAGGGAAATGTAGAATTGCCAAATGTAGAATCTGTTACGACTAACACTGAGGTTTTAAAATACAAAAGGGTTCTTAGCAACGGAATAGGAAATACAGAATATATTTTAGAGTTTACTATAGATCAAACTACACCAATTACTGTTGGAGTAACCACTTCACAACCAGACTGGGGAAGGTTTTGTACCATAAGCTCTTTTGAGATTTTAGCAAAATAA
- a CDS encoding RagB/SusD family nutrient uptake outer membrane protein, which yields MKIKNIISVKISLQKGRTFFGIIMAMLCLAGLQSCEKDFLDVVPDNVTTLENAFKLRNEAQKYLFTCYSYIPKNGDGVYNIGMLAGDETWVAPNRAAITSYAFNIATGTQRKASPYMNAWEGYYQGAGPGDLYPLFDGIRHCNVFLENVENRSKVADLSEAERLRWIGEVKFLKAYYHYYLMRMYGPIPVIRVSLPIDAPVEQIQVEREPIDTTVDYLVSLLDEAAIALPTQIADTQNELGRITKPVVLGIKAELLLMAASPLFNGNSDMAGFNTKNGTPLFNTTYDENKWKKAANAAKEAIIAAESGGHKIFYKNDIAFTISQTAKTKLDITQAVTEPWNDEVIWANPNSRTYELQRLCMMPLDNTITHTRARKVLSPTIESASNFYTKNGVPIEEDKTLTFGDITEIKEATAADKFDIKEGYRTSILNFNREPRFYADLGFDGAIFYKYDSGSDETKYYIKAKYQDYAGSADAFDFNITGYYIKKLVNWEQHFGNGSLYKEYAWPELRLADLYLMYAEALNEADGIAASGEVLKYLDIIRKRAGLKGVVESWTNFSINPGKYTTKEGMREIIHRERSIEMAYEGKNYWDIRRWKKANQEFNEPVKGWNVFGVTEGAYYQVRTLNQQRFVAPRDYFWPIDETTIIQNPNLIQNPGW from the coding sequence ATGAAAATTAAAAATATAATTTCAGTAAAAATAAGCCTTCAGAAAGGAAGAACGTTTTTTGGGATAATAATGGCGATGCTTTGTTTGGCAGGCTTACAATCATGTGAGAAAGATTTTCTGGATGTAGTTCCAGATAATGTGACAACATTAGAAAATGCTTTTAAATTAAGAAATGAAGCTCAAAAATATTTATTTACCTGTTATTCTTATATTCCTAAGAATGGAGACGGGGTGTATAATATTGGGATGCTGGCCGGAGATGAAACATGGGTTGCGCCAAATCGTGCAGCTATAACAAGTTATGCTTTTAATATTGCAACCGGTACGCAAAGAAAAGCAAGCCCGTATATGAATGCCTGGGAAGGATATTATCAAGGAGCAGGACCTGGAGATCTTTATCCACTTTTTGATGGAATCAGACACTGTAATGTTTTTCTCGAAAATGTAGAAAACAGAAGCAAAGTGGCAGATTTATCTGAGGCAGAACGTTTGAGATGGATTGGCGAGGTTAAATTTTTAAAAGCATATTATCATTATTACTTAATGCGAATGTATGGACCAATTCCGGTGATTCGTGTTAGTTTGCCTATCGATGCCCCTGTAGAACAAATACAGGTGGAAAGAGAGCCGATTGATACAACAGTTGATTATTTGGTCAGTTTATTAGACGAGGCTGCGATAGCACTGCCTACTCAAATTGCAGATACGCAAAATGAACTCGGAAGAATTACTAAACCAGTAGTTTTAGGAATTAAGGCAGAATTACTGCTTATGGCTGCAAGTCCGCTATTTAATGGAAATTCTGATATGGCAGGATTTAATACAAAAAACGGGACACCATTGTTTAATACAACTTATGATGAAAACAAATGGAAAAAAGCAGCAAATGCAGCTAAAGAAGCTATAATAGCTGCAGAAAGTGGAGGTCATAAAATTTTCTATAAAAACGATATTGCATTTACTATTTCACAGACAGCTAAAACTAAGCTTGATATAACACAGGCAGTAACAGAACCCTGGAATGATGAGGTTATCTGGGCAAATCCTAATAGCCGTACTTACGAGCTGCAGCGACTTTGCATGATGCCTCTGGATAATACTATTACGCATACCCGCGCCAGAAAGGTGCTTTCGCCTACAATTGAATCTGCTTCTAATTTTTATACTAAAAACGGAGTACCTATAGAAGAGGATAAAACTTTAACATTTGGAGATATTACTGAGATAAAAGAAGCCACTGCAGCAGATAAATTCGATATTAAAGAAGGCTACCGCACTTCAATTTTAAATTTTAACAGAGAACCTCGTTTTTATGCTGATTTAGGTTTCGACGGAGCTATTTTCTATAAATATGACAGCGGTTCTGATGAAACTAAATATTATATCAAAGCAAAATACCAGGATTATGCAGGAAGTGCAGATGCCTTTGATTTTAATATTACAGGTTACTATATAAAAAAACTGGTGAATTGGGAACAACATTTTGGAAACGGAAGTTTATATAAAGAATATGCCTGGCCAGAACTGCGTTTGGCTGATTTATATTTAATGTATGCCGAAGCTCTAAATGAAGCGGATGGAATAGCAGCTTCAGGTGAAGTACTGAAATATCTGGATATTATACGTAAACGTGCAGGATTAAAAGGAGTCGTGGAATCCTGGACTAATTTTTCAATAAATCCCGGAAAATATACTACTAAGGAAGGTATGCGTGAAATTATTCACAGAGAACGCAGCATCGAAATGGCTTATGAAGGGAAGAATTACTGGGATATCAGAAGATGGAAAAAAGCAAATCAGGAATTTAATGAACCTGTAAAAGGCTGGAATGTTTTTGGGGTAACAGAAGGAGCCTATTATCAGGTAAGAACTTTAAATCAACAGCGTTTCGTAGCTCCCAGAGACTATTTTTGGCCAATTGATGAAACAACAATTATTCAAAATCCAAATCTGATCCAAAATCCAGGTTGGTAA